The following coding sequences are from one Achromobacter sp. B7 window:
- a CDS encoding glutathione S-transferase, which translates to MTYDLWYWETIPGRGEFVRLALEAGAIPYRERAREPGASDDALIEDMRTPRPHPPFAPPYLVAGEMTLGQTANILLFLGEKHGLAPESLEGRLWVNQLQLTIADMVTEAHDTHHPISANDYYEDQKEEAARRARPFREERIPKFLSYFERVLAGPKAWLAGEDRWTYVDLSLFHLVDGLLYAFPKRMGTVASNYPNVMALHARVAALPALQPYFASGRRLPFGECIFRQYRELDAA; encoded by the coding sequence ATGACCTACGACCTTTGGTATTGGGAAACCATTCCCGGACGCGGTGAATTCGTGCGCCTGGCGCTGGAAGCGGGCGCCATCCCTTATCGCGAGCGGGCGCGCGAGCCGGGCGCCTCGGACGATGCGTTGATCGAAGATATGCGCACGCCGCGTCCGCATCCTCCATTTGCGCCGCCTTATCTGGTGGCGGGCGAGATGACGCTGGGTCAGACTGCAAATATCCTGCTGTTCCTGGGTGAAAAGCACGGCCTGGCGCCCGAGTCGCTGGAAGGGCGGTTATGGGTCAATCAGTTGCAGCTGACCATCGCCGATATGGTGACCGAGGCGCACGACACCCACCATCCCATTTCGGCCAACGATTACTACGAAGACCAAAAAGAAGAGGCCGCGCGGCGCGCCCGGCCTTTCCGGGAAGAGCGCATTCCGAAGTTCCTGTCCTATTTCGAGCGCGTATTGGCCGGGCCGAAGGCATGGTTGGCGGGCGAAGACCGCTGGACCTACGTGGACCTATCGCTGTTTCATCTGGTCGATGGCTTGCTCTACGCCTTTCCGAAGCGCATGGGGACGGTGGCGTCGAATTATCCGAATGTGATGGCGCTGCATGCGCGCGTTGCGGCGCTGCCCGCATTGCAGCCCTACTTTGCCAGTGGCAGGCGGTTGCCCTTTGGCGAATGCATATTCCGCCAGTATCGCGAGTTGGACGCAGCCTGA
- a CDS encoding methyl-accepting chemotaxis protein, with product MQWITLSRLFRGNRGMQKADLYGQISAIHKAQAVIEFDLQGHVLMANQNFLDTMGYTLDEVVGHHHGMFVDPEERESAEYAAFWHKLGQGAYDAGRYRRVRHDGTDVWLQASYNPIFDKRGRPLKVVKYATDITDQQQRQADTEGQLAAISKVQAIIEFELDGTIIRANDLFLKTVGYQAAEVEGQHHSMFVRPDEARGAAYKEFWRKLRSGQYDTGQYLRIGKGGRQVWIEASYNPIFDAEGRPFKVVKFATDITKRFTAAQTLRVAVQGLTENAERASQANALALDASQVAEQGGKTVQGVVRTMGAITESSRRISEIIGVMDGIAFQTNILALNAAVEAARAGAHGKGFAVVAAEVRSLAQSSAAAAKEIKGLITTSVEQIESGAGQVQSAGVTMEDIVASSRRVTEIMAEVVNVSLAQSAKLGGVTQDITQMTADAEQTLRATQASADAQAARASRQPAGVVKPVTAALRARPAANTALPPAPVLEYVRY from the coding sequence ATGCAATGGATCACATTAAGCCGGCTGTTCCGTGGAAATCGCGGCATGCAAAAGGCCGACCTGTACGGTCAGATATCCGCCATTCACAAAGCGCAAGCCGTAATCGAGTTCGACCTTCAGGGCCATGTGCTCATGGCGAACCAGAACTTCCTGGACACGATGGGTTATACGCTGGATGAAGTCGTGGGACATCATCACGGTATGTTCGTAGACCCTGAAGAACGGGAATCAGCGGAATACGCGGCCTTCTGGCACAAGCTGGGCCAGGGCGCCTATGACGCCGGGCGCTATCGCCGTGTGCGCCATGACGGCACGGACGTCTGGCTGCAAGCCTCGTACAACCCCATTTTCGATAAGCGCGGACGGCCGCTCAAGGTCGTGAAATACGCCACCGACATTACCGACCAGCAACAACGGCAAGCGGATACCGAAGGGCAGTTGGCCGCGATTTCGAAAGTGCAGGCGATTATTGAATTTGAACTTGACGGCACAATCATCCGCGCCAATGACCTGTTCTTGAAAACCGTGGGCTATCAGGCCGCGGAAGTGGAAGGCCAGCATCACAGTATGTTCGTGCGCCCGGACGAAGCGCGCGGGGCGGCCTATAAGGAGTTCTGGCGCAAGTTGCGCAGCGGCCAATATGACACCGGCCAGTATCTGCGCATCGGCAAGGGCGGCCGCCAGGTCTGGATCGAGGCCAGCTACAACCCCATCTTCGACGCCGAGGGCCGCCCGTTCAAGGTGGTGAAATTCGCTACCGACATTACGAAGCGCTTCACCGCGGCGCAGACCTTGCGCGTGGCGGTCCAGGGCCTGACCGAAAACGCCGAGCGCGCCAGTCAGGCCAACGCGCTGGCGCTGGACGCCAGCCAGGTGGCCGAGCAGGGCGGCAAGACCGTGCAGGGCGTGGTGCGCACCATGGGCGCCATTACGGAAAGCTCGCGCCGCATATCGGAAATCATCGGCGTCATGGACGGCATTGCGTTTCAAACCAACATCCTGGCCTTGAACGCGGCGGTAGAGGCTGCGCGGGCCGGCGCGCATGGCAAGGGCTTTGCCGTGGTTGCGGCCGAGGTCCGCAGCCTGGCCCAGAGCAGCGCGGCGGCCGCCAAGGAAATCAAGGGCTTGATCACCACGTCGGTTGAACAGATCGAAAGCGGCGCGGGGCAGGTCCAATCCGCCGGGGTCACCATGGAGGACATTGTGGCGTCGTCGCGCCGCGTGACGGAAATCATGGCTGAGGTGGTCAATGTGTCACTGGCGCAGTCGGCCAAGCTGGGCGGTGTCACGCAAGACATCACGCAGATGACGGCCGACGCCGAACAGACCTTGCGCGCGACGCAGGCCAGCGCTGACGCGCAGGCGGCGCGGGCTAGCCGTCAGCCCGCGGGCGTGGTCAAACCGGTGACCGCCGCGTTGCGCGCCCGGCCCGCGGCCAATACGGCGTTGCCGCCGGCGCCGGTCTTGGAGTACGTGCGGTACTGA
- a CDS encoding DUF1653 domain-containing protein: MTESEALALASHRHYKGGLYRYVGTARHSETEESMVVYEHLWPHERGLWVRPASLFFGQLADGSPRFAPLATTTVTP, translated from the coding sequence ATGACTGAATCCGAAGCCCTGGCTCTTGCCTCTCACCGCCACTACAAGGGCGGCCTTTACCGTTATGTGGGCACGGCCCGACATTCCGAAACCGAAGAGTCGATGGTGGTGTACGAACACCTGTGGCCTCACGAGCGCGGCCTGTGGGTGCGGCCGGCTTCGCTGTTTTTTGGCCAGTTGGCTGATGGGTCGCCCCGTTTTGCGCCCTTAGCTACAACGACCGTGACGCCGTGA
- a CDS encoding antibiotic biosynthesis monooxygenase, whose amino-acid sequence MIQEIASIHVREGQEALFEAGVAQAKPLFLRARGCHGMELHRSIEQPQRYTLVVAWETVENHMVDFRESPDFQEWRKLVAGFFVEPPVVHHEQQVI is encoded by the coding sequence ATGATCCAGGAAATTGCCAGCATCCACGTTCGCGAGGGCCAGGAAGCGCTGTTCGAAGCGGGCGTCGCGCAGGCCAAGCCGCTGTTCCTGCGCGCGCGCGGATGCCACGGCATGGAACTGCACCGCAGCATCGAGCAACCGCAGCGCTACACGCTGGTGGTGGCCTGGGAAACGGTTGAAAACCACATGGTCGATTTCCGCGAATCGCCCGACTTCCAGGAATGGCGCAAGCTGGTGGCGGGGTTCTTCGTCGAGCCGCCCGTGGTGCATCATGAACAGCAGGTGATCTGA
- a CDS encoding LysR family transcriptional regulator, with amino-acid sequence MDVRALRYFVETVRHASFTQAAKTLFVTQSTVSKMIRQLEEEAGTPLLIRDGHTARPTDTGRVMYLRGLQVLETMRQLTEELRQTADVRRGALEVGIPPMINLLFTPVVKRFRELHPGIHLTLREGTGQAVEALVASGELEVGATILPIAPDGGLAAQPFGRYPIWVIGPPDAPWAGKTSLPLSALRDARLLIPTDDFAITRRLRQAFADAGFQPGIAAQSAHWDFLVAMASAGLGVALLPEPLMQRIKTRGLSTAKLAKSGMQWEVGHIWLRSGYLSFAARAWLEVCDAVLGKPKKSGTRGPAPRAD; translated from the coding sequence ATGGACGTGCGCGCATTGCGGTATTTCGTTGAAACGGTCAGGCACGCCAGCTTCACGCAAGCGGCCAAGACGCTGTTCGTGACGCAATCCACCGTCAGCAAAATGATCCGCCAGCTGGAAGAAGAGGCGGGCACGCCGCTGCTCATTCGCGATGGGCACACCGCCCGGCCCACCGATACCGGGCGCGTGATGTACCTGCGCGGTTTGCAGGTGCTGGAGACCATGCGCCAACTAACCGAAGAACTGCGCCAGACCGCCGACGTGCGGCGGGGCGCGCTGGAAGTGGGTATTCCGCCGATGATCAACTTGCTGTTCACGCCGGTGGTCAAGCGCTTCCGAGAACTGCACCCCGGCATCCACCTGACCTTGCGCGAAGGCACCGGCCAAGCCGTCGAGGCGCTGGTCGCCAGCGGAGAACTCGAGGTAGGCGCCACCATCCTGCCCATTGCGCCCGACGGTGGGCTGGCCGCGCAGCCCTTCGGGCGCTACCCGATCTGGGTGATCGGGCCGCCAGATGCGCCCTGGGCGGGAAAGACGTCGCTGCCCCTTAGCGCCCTGCGCGACGCGCGGCTGCTGATCCCCACCGACGACTTCGCCATCACTCGTCGGCTGCGCCAGGCGTTTGCCGACGCGGGTTTTCAGCCCGGCATCGCCGCCCAAAGCGCGCACTGGGACTTTCTGGTGGCAATGGCGTCGGCCGGGCTTGGCGTGGCGCTGCTGCCTGAACCGCTGATGCAGCGCATCAAGACGCGCGGGCTTAGCACCGCCAAGTTGGCCAAGTCCGGCATGCAATGGGAGGTGGGCCATATCTGGTTGCGGTCCGGCTACCTGTCGTTCGCCGCGCGCGCCTGGCTGGAGGTGTGCGACGCGGTGTTGGGCAAGCCCAAAAAGTCCGGCACGAGGGGGCCGGCGCCGCGCGCCGATTGA
- a CDS encoding GlxA family transcriptional regulator: protein MTATDNPAAESPSYDDAHDALPREKPALNVGIVLMDQFTLAAFAGLVDVLRLAGDHGGRSRQIHTSWRVMSWDGKPRRASAGLTIDVADGLPADPAEFDYVAVCGGNDYINGRMPEPLRDWLRLAAARRVRLLGICTGTFALAQADVVGPRTVCVHWNVLDAFRARFPQTRAVVDRLFVDEGDLISCAGSTAAIDLALYLVARHCGRDKAQQAMRHMMLQGVRPGRVPQAHFRTDLSGIQDLRVRQAAHFIEQRIDNPPPLDAIARYVGVGRRQLERAFRQATGKSPMAFQRQLRLEYGSWLLLNNPCSITQIALDCGFADGAHFSRDFRAHFGVSPRQYQQAQGLQPQGQEDSVNALPA from the coding sequence ATGACCGCCACCGACAACCCCGCCGCCGAGTCGCCCTCCTATGACGACGCCCACGACGCGCTGCCTCGGGAAAAACCCGCATTGAACGTCGGCATCGTGTTGATGGACCAGTTCACGCTGGCCGCTTTCGCCGGCCTGGTGGATGTTTTGCGCCTGGCGGGCGACCACGGTGGCCGCAGTCGTCAGATCCATACCTCGTGGCGTGTCATGAGCTGGGACGGCAAACCGCGCCGCGCCAGCGCCGGGCTGACGATCGATGTTGCCGACGGCTTGCCGGCCGACCCCGCCGAATTCGACTACGTCGCCGTGTGCGGCGGCAACGACTACATCAATGGCCGCATGCCGGAACCGCTACGCGACTGGCTGCGGCTGGCGGCGGCAAGGCGGGTGCGCCTTCTGGGCATCTGCACCGGAACGTTCGCCCTGGCGCAGGCCGACGTGGTCGGGCCGCGCACGGTCTGCGTGCATTGGAATGTGCTGGATGCTTTCCGTGCGCGCTTTCCGCAAACGCGCGCGGTCGTGGACCGCCTGTTCGTGGACGAGGGCGACCTGATTTCCTGCGCCGGTTCTACGGCCGCCATCGATCTGGCGCTGTATCTGGTGGCCCGGCATTGCGGGCGGGACAAGGCCCAGCAGGCAATGCGGCACATGATGCTGCAAGGTGTGCGCCCCGGCCGGGTGCCGCAGGCGCATTTCCGCACCGACTTGTCCGGCATCCAGGACCTGCGCGTGCGCCAGGCTGCGCACTTTATCGAACAGCGCATCGACAATCCCCCGCCGCTGGACGCCATTGCCCGCTATGTCGGTGTGGGGCGACGGCAACTGGAGCGCGCGTTCCGGCAGGCGACAGGAAAATCCCCGATGGCGTTCCAGCGGCAACTGCGGCTGGAATATGGAAGCTGGTTGTTGCTGAATAATCCTTGCAGCATTACGCAGATTGCGTTGGACTGCGGATTTGCAGACGGCGCGCATTTCTCGCGTGATTTCCGCGCGCACTTTGGCGTATCGCCGCGCCAGTATCAACAGGCCCAAGGCCTGCAACCCCAGGGGCAGGAAGACAGCGTCAACGCCTTGCCCGCCTGA
- a CDS encoding DUF3772 domain-containing protein: MTPIPSPFFPSLRHGRMRAFAAFLAAILLSLCLMPAFAAPPPNPTETEAVLAAARKQIDDIRKRFTDETDDAALVKQRGDALDIQSKADAATEALTPQLASVTARLSELGAPPDGAKEAPDVAAQRAQLEKNSRALDAQLKLARLLSVDAGQTAEQISAQRRTQFQARMGERRDSFLSSQFWTEFRSEFPRDLERLEALGDDLSTAIGQTPKWGWLLLIAMAALVIALRIWIGRLILKLTATRVPPGRLRRSFLAVAQVMLSVATPGVIALLIHTGLDWNSQLSDNTAALLATLVATVCFGGYVSGLGNALLSRNRPSWRLPPIHDLVAARLHWLPNLLGTLVVMIWLAERLPVLLNASLTTTITLTGIVAVLIMATMSTVLAIGRRLRRKIVQENEAPAPFWVSLLLGAVWAVLILGMASLLAGYVAFGAFLAKQVLWILIVMASAYLLSTLIEDGFSTLLGTSHRDGEREGPSLRDQAAVLLSGVGRVAVGLLAIILLLAPFGEGPMDLLQRFDQLRKGLAIGEAQIRPGAVLQALMVLALSLLSVKVLKRWLSNRYLPTTELDPGMQLSAATLFGYAGFVISFALSLSAAGIGLERVAWIASALSVGIGFGLQAVVQNFVSGLILLAERPVKVGDWVSLGGVEGDILRINVRATEIQMGDRSTVIVPNSEFVTKTVRNVTRSNPLGLVQIKLPLPLSTDAEAVRELMLQAFADHEDVLDTPAPNVFLDGLENGHLIFNAKGYVSSPRAAYGVRSALLFTVLKRLHDAGLEVSSPPTMLLASAPPGPPNPPEPTAAVAPPPSA, translated from the coding sequence ATGACCCCCATCCCCTCCCCTTTTTTCCCCAGCCTGCGCCACGGGCGCATGCGCGCGTTCGCCGCCTTTCTCGCCGCGATACTGCTGTCGCTGTGCTTGATGCCCGCCTTCGCGGCGCCGCCGCCCAACCCTACTGAAACCGAGGCGGTGCTGGCGGCGGCTCGCAAGCAGATTGACGACATCCGCAAGCGTTTCACGGACGAGACCGACGACGCCGCCCTGGTCAAGCAACGCGGCGACGCGCTGGACATCCAGTCCAAGGCCGATGCGGCTACCGAAGCGCTGACCCCGCAACTGGCCAGCGTGACCGCCAGGCTGAGCGAGCTGGGCGCTCCGCCCGACGGCGCAAAAGAAGCGCCCGACGTGGCGGCGCAGCGCGCGCAACTGGAAAAGAACAGCCGCGCCCTGGACGCGCAGCTGAAGCTGGCCCGGCTGCTGTCCGTGGACGCCGGCCAAACCGCCGAACAGATTTCGGCGCAGCGGCGAACCCAATTCCAGGCGCGCATGGGCGAGCGCCGCGATTCCTTCCTGTCGAGCCAGTTCTGGACGGAATTCCGTTCCGAATTTCCGCGCGATCTGGAACGCCTGGAAGCCTTGGGTGACGACCTGTCCACAGCCATCGGACAGACACCGAAATGGGGCTGGCTGCTGCTGATTGCCATGGCCGCGCTGGTGATCGCACTTCGAATCTGGATCGGCCGCCTGATCCTCAAGCTGACCGCGACGCGCGTGCCGCCAGGCCGCCTGCGCCGCTCGTTCCTGGCCGTGGCGCAGGTGATGTTGTCGGTGGCGACGCCGGGCGTCATCGCCCTGCTGATCCATACCGGCCTGGACTGGAATTCGCAGCTGTCCGACAACACGGCCGCGCTGTTGGCCACGCTGGTAGCCACGGTCTGTTTCGGCGGCTACGTGTCGGGCCTGGGCAACGCGCTGCTGTCGCGCAACCGGCCGTCGTGGCGCTTGCCGCCTATCCATGACCTGGTCGCCGCGCGCTTGCACTGGCTGCCCAATCTGCTGGGCACGCTGGTCGTCATGATCTGGCTGGCCGAGCGCCTGCCCGTTTTGCTTAACGCCAGCCTGACGACGACCATCACGCTGACCGGCATCGTGGCCGTGTTGATCATGGCGACCATGAGCACGGTGCTGGCCATCGGCCGGCGCTTGCGGCGCAAGATCGTTCAGGAAAACGAGGCGCCCGCGCCCTTCTGGGTGTCGCTGTTGCTTGGCGCGGTCTGGGCCGTGCTGATCCTGGGCATGGCCAGCCTGCTGGCCGGCTACGTGGCCTTTGGCGCGTTCCTGGCCAAACAGGTGCTGTGGATCCTGATCGTGATGGCGTCCGCTTATCTGCTGTCGACACTGATCGAAGACGGTTTCAGCACGCTGCTGGGCACGTCCCACCGCGACGGCGAACGCGAAGGTCCCAGCCTGCGCGACCAGGCGGCCGTATTGCTGTCCGGCGTGGGCCGCGTGGCGGTGGGCCTGCTTGCCATCATCCTGCTGCTGGCACCGTTTGGCGAAGGCCCGATGGACCTGCTCCAGCGCTTTGACCAGCTGCGCAAAGGCCTGGCGATCGGAGAAGCGCAGATCCGGCCTGGCGCTGTCTTGCAGGCGCTGATGGTGCTGGCCTTGTCACTGCTTAGCGTCAAGGTGCTTAAGCGTTGGCTGTCCAACCGTTATCTGCCCACTACCGAGCTGGACCCGGGGATGCAGCTGTCGGCGGCCACCTTGTTCGGCTATGCGGGCTTTGTGATCTCGTTCGCCCTGTCGCTGTCCGCCGCCGGCATCGGCCTGGAACGCGTGGCGTGGATTGCCAGCGCGCTGTCCGTGGGTATCGGTTTTGGCCTGCAAGCCGTGGTGCAGAACTTTGTGTCCGGCCTGATCCTGCTGGCCGAGCGCCCGGTCAAGGTGGGCGATTGGGTGTCGTTGGGCGGGGTCGAAGGCGACATCCTGCGCATCAACGTGCGCGCCACGGAAATCCAGATGGGCGACCGGTCGACCGTGATCGTTCCGAACTCGGAGTTCGTGACCAAGACGGTGCGCAACGTGACGCGGTCCAATCCGCTTGGGTTGGTGCAGATCAAGCTGCCCCTGCCGCTGTCAACGGATGCGGAAGCCGTGCGCGAACTGATGCTGCAAGCCTTTGCCGACCACGAAGATGTGCTGGACACCCCGGCTCCCAATGTATTTTTGGATGGCCTGGAAAATGGCCATCTGATCTTTAACGCCAAGGGCTACGTATCGTCGCCGCGCGCCGCCTATGGCGTACGCAGCGCCTTGCTGTTCACCGTTCTGAAGCGTCTGCACGATGCGGGCCTGGAGGTCTCGTCGCCGCCCACCATGCTGCTGGCATCGGCGCCCCCCGGCCCGCCGAACCCGCCCGAACCCACCGCTGCCGTGGCGCCCCCGCCCTCAGCGTAG
- a CDS encoding nucleotide pyrophosphohydrolase, with translation MSDLQDIKLALRAFTAERAWQPFHSPKNLAMALSGEAGELVSLFQWLTEAQSREMTPAQLAHAADEIADVQMYLVALADQLGIDIADAVARKMVKNAEKYPADRFAGSARKYDDPPGEA, from the coding sequence ATGTCGGATCTGCAAGATATCAAGCTGGCGCTGCGGGCCTTCACGGCCGAGCGGGCCTGGCAACCTTTCCATTCGCCCAAGAACCTGGCGATGGCGCTGTCGGGCGAGGCAGGCGAGCTGGTGTCGCTGTTCCAGTGGCTCACCGAGGCCCAGTCGCGCGAGATGACGCCGGCGCAACTGGCGCACGCCGCCGACGAGATTGCCGATGTGCAGATGTACCTGGTGGCGCTGGCGGATCAGTTAGGCATCGACATTGCCGATGCCGTGGCGCGCAAGATGGTGAAAAACGCCGAGAAATATCCGGCGGACCGGTTCGCGGGCAGCGCCCGCAAATACGACGATCCGCCTGGCGAAGCCTAA
- a CDS encoding PolC-type DNA polymerase III, whose translation MSPALTTSTDALAGPAGKSTSGTPARTSARTPAKTQASAALASALQALRGPFIVADLETTGLSTATCEILEFAAVRVETCGTLAREYTQVVRTSSPVPSFITRLTGITQAEVDRHGVPVMQAFSSFLEFVEDLPVFFHNASFDRRFLGATADRTGLPFVNATHCTLALARRAWPELPSHKLEILARHVGASNPTHRALADVRTTVAVALAANARLATA comes from the coding sequence GTGTCGCCCGCGCTGACGACATCGACCGATGCATTGGCCGGACCTGCCGGCAAATCCACCAGCGGAACGCCGGCAAGAACGTCCGCAAGAACGCCCGCCAAGACGCAGGCTTCGGCGGCCTTGGCCTCGGCGCTTCAAGCGCTGCGGGGGCCATTCATCGTGGCCGACCTGGAAACCACCGGGCTTTCAACCGCCACCTGCGAGATCCTGGAATTTGCCGCCGTGCGCGTCGAAACCTGCGGCACGCTGGCGCGCGAATACACGCAGGTGGTTCGAACGTCGTCGCCCGTGCCGTCCTTCATCACCCGCTTGACCGGTATCACGCAGGCCGAAGTCGACCGTCACGGCGTGCCGGTGATGCAGGCGTTTTCGTCGTTTCTTGAATTCGTCGAAGACCTGCCAGTGTTCTTTCACAACGCGTCTTTTGACCGGCGTTTTCTGGGCGCCACGGCGGATCGCACCGGCCTGCCGTTCGTCAATGCCACGCATTGCACGCTGGCGTTGGCGCGCCGCGCGTGGCCCGAATTGCCCTCCCATAAACTGGAAATCCTGGCGCGGCACGTGGGTGCATCCAACCCTACCCACCGGGCGCTGGCTGATGTGCGCACCACGGTCGCGGTGGCGCTGGCGGCCAATGCGCGGCTGGCCACGGCGTAG